One window of the Corvus moneduloides isolate bCorMon1 chromosome 10, bCorMon1.pri, whole genome shotgun sequence genome contains the following:
- the ECEL1 gene encoding endothelin-converting enzyme-like 1 isoform X2 produces MEKTYSLTAHYDEFQEVKYVSKYQSGTLPNSFALQLGAGAKKRRGGLPRWSRREVCLLSGLVFAAGLCVILTCMLVLKYLAAEGDSYCLEGCQEKKAFLRASRFLSANMDATIDPCQDFYSFACGGWLRRHGIPEDKLVYGTIGAIAEQNEAKLRALLSRPVRRRARASAERKVKEFFRSCLDRAEIDRLGPRPMLEVIGECGGWDAPPDRRDINELLYKTQGVYSAAVLFSLTVSLDERNTSRYVIRIDQDGLTLPERTLYLGQDEESEKILAAYRLFMERLLTLLGAEHVEQKAQEILQLEQHLANITVSEYDDVRRDVGSMYHKVTLAELQRITPTLKWKRLLDRIFHDNFSEEEEVVLLATDYMHKVSNLIRVTPSRILHNYMLWRIVVVLSEHLSTPFRDAIHELSKEMEGNEKQLEPGKICLSQANKHFGMALGALFVEEHFSSASKAKVQQLVEDIKYILDQRLDELDWMDEETRRAARAKLRYMMVMIGYPDFLLKPEAIDKEYEFEVDEKTYFKNILNSIAFSIRLSVKKIRQEVDKSAWLLPPQALNAYYLPNKNQMVFPAGILQPTLYDPEFPQSLNYGGIGTIIGHELTHGYDDWGGQYDRHGNLVHWWTERSYSKFLKKAQCIVNLYDNFTVYNQRVNGKHTLGENIADMGGLKLAYYAYQKWVREHGPEHPLHHMKYTHDQLFFIAFAQNWCIKRRSQSIYLQVLTDKHAPEHYRVLGSVSQFEEFGRVFHCPKNSPMNPVHKCSVW; encoded by the exons ATGGAGAAGACCTACTCGCTGACAGCACACTATGATGAGTTTCAGGAGGTGAAGTACGTGAGCAAGTACCAGAGCGGGACCCTGCCCAACAGCTTTGCCCTCCAGCTGGGCGCGGGGGCCAAGAAGCGCCGTGGGGGGCTGCCGCGCTGGAGCCGCCGGGAGGTCTGTCTGCTCTCAGGGCTGGTCTTTGCTGCGGGGCTCTGCGTCATCTTGACGTGCATGTTGGTCCTCAAGTACCTGGCGGCCGAAGGGGACAGCTACTGCCTGGAGGGGTGCCAGGAGAAGAAGGCCTTCCTGCGGGCATCCCGCTTCCTAAGCGCCAACATGGATGCTACCATCGACCCTTGCCAGGACTTCTACTCCTTCGCCTGTGGCGGCTGGCTCCGGCGGCACGGCATCCCTGAGGACAAGCTGGTGTACGGCACCATCGGGGCCATCGCCGAGCAGAATGAGGCCAAGCTGCGGGCGCTGCTGAGCCGGCCCGTGCGGCGCCGAGCCCGTGCCTCGGCAGAGAGGAAGGTCAAGGAGTTTTTCCGCTCATGCCTGGACCGGGCTGAGATCGATCGGCTCGGCCCCCGGCCCATGCTGGAGGTCATCGGGGAGTGCGGTGGCTGGGATGCTCCTCCGGACCGCAGGGACATCAATGAGCTGCTCTACAAGACACAGGGGGTCTACAGTGCTGCCGTGCTCTTCTCCCTCACTGTCAGCCTGGACGAGAGGAACACTTCCCGCTACGTCATCCGG ATCGACCAGGACGGGCTGACCCTGCCCGAACGGACCCTCTACCTGGGGCAGGATGAGGAAAGCGAGAAG ATCTTGGCCGCATACCGACTGTTCATGGAGCGACTGCTCACCCTCCTGGGGGCTGAGCATGTGGAGCAGAAAGCCCAGGagatcctgcagctggagcagcacctcGCCAAT ATCACGGTGTCCGAGTACGACGACGTGCGGAGGGACGTTGGCAGTATGTACCACAAAGTGACCCTGGCCGAGCTGCAGCGCATCACTCCCACG ctcaAGTGGAAGCGCTTGCTGGACCGCATCTTCCATGACAACTTctcggaggaggaggaggtggtgctGCTGGCCACCGACTACATGCACAAGGTGTCCAATCTCATCCGTGTGACACCCAGCAG gaTCCTTCACAACTACATGTTGTGGCGCATCGTGGTGGTGCTGAGCGAGCACCTCTCCACCCCCTTCCGTGATGCCATCCACGAGCTCTCCAAGGAGATGGAGGGCAACGAGAAGCAGCTCGAGCCGGGTAAGATCTGCCTGAGCCAGGCCAACAAGCACTTCGGCATGGCCCTGGGAGCTCTCTTCGTTGAGGAGCACTTCTCCTCTGCCAGCAAAGCCAAG GtgcagcagctggtggaggACATCAAATACATCCTTGACCAGCGCCTGGATGAGCTGGACTGGATGGATGAGGAGACACGGAGAGCAGCCAGGGCCAAG CTCCGGTATATGATGGTGATGATTGGGTACCCTGATTTCCTCCTGAAGCCAGAGGCCATCGACAAGGAATATGAG tTTGAGGTGGATGAGAAGACCTACTTCAAGAACATCCTCAACAGCATCGCCTTCAGCATCAGGCTCTCGGTGAAGAAGATCCGGCAGGAGGTGGACAAGTCTGC gtggctgctgcctccccaggCACTGAACGCCTACTACCTGCCCAACAAGAACCAGATGG TGTTCCCTGCTGGCATCCTGCAGCCCACCCTCTACGACCCTGAGTTCCCGCA GTCGCTGAACTATGGTGGGATTGGCACCATCATCGGGCACGAGCTGACCCACGGCTACGATGACTGGG GGGGACAGTACGACCGGCACGGGAACCTGGTGCACTGGTGGACAGAGCGGTCGTACAGCAAGTTCCTAAAGAAGGCGCAGTGCATCGTCAACCTCTACGACAACTTCACCGTCTACAACCAGAGG GTGAATGGCAAACACACCCTGGGGGAGAACATCGCTGACATGGGGGGACTCAAGCTCGCCTACTAC GCCTACCAGAAGTGGGTGCGGGAGCACGGCCCTGAGCACCCCCTGCACCACATGAAATATACACACGATCAGCTCTTCTTCATTGCCTTTGCCCAG AACTGGTGCATCAAGCGGCGATCCCAGTCCATCTACCTGCAGGTGCTGACAGACAAGCACGCCCCGGAGCACTACAG GGTCCTGGGCAGTGTCTCACAGTTTGAGGAGTTTGGACGGGTTTTCCACTGCCCCAAGAACTCGCCCATGAACCCGGTGCACAAGTGTTCAGTGTGGTGA
- the ECEL1 gene encoding endothelin-converting enzyme-like 1 isoform X1 yields the protein MEKTYSLTAHYDEFQEVKYVSKYQSGTLPNSFALQLGAGAKKRRGGLPRWSRREVCLLSGLVFAAGLCVILTCMLVLKYLAAEGDSYCLEGCQEKKAFLRASRFLSANMDATIDPCQDFYSFACGGWLRRHGIPEDKLVYGTIGAIAEQNEAKLRALLSRPVRRRARASAERKVKEFFRSCLDRAEIDRLGPRPMLEVIGECGGWDAPPDRRDINELLYKTQGVYSAAVLFSLTVSLDERNTSRYVIRIDQDGLTLPERTLYLGQDEESEKILAAYRLFMERLLTLLGAEHVEQKAQEILQLEQHLANITVSEYDDVRRDVGSMYHKVTLAELQRITPTCLPWQLKWKRLLDRIFHDNFSEEEEVVLLATDYMHKVSNLIRVTPSRILHNYMLWRIVVVLSEHLSTPFRDAIHELSKEMEGNEKQLEPGKICLSQANKHFGMALGALFVEEHFSSASKAKVQQLVEDIKYILDQRLDELDWMDEETRRAARAKLRYMMVMIGYPDFLLKPEAIDKEYEFEVDEKTYFKNILNSIAFSIRLSVKKIRQEVDKSAWLLPPQALNAYYLPNKNQMVFPAGILQPTLYDPEFPQSLNYGGIGTIIGHELTHGYDDWGGQYDRHGNLVHWWTERSYSKFLKKAQCIVNLYDNFTVYNQRVNGKHTLGENIADMGGLKLAYYAYQKWVREHGPEHPLHHMKYTHDQLFFIAFAQNWCIKRRSQSIYLQVLTDKHAPEHYRVLGSVSQFEEFGRVFHCPKNSPMNPVHKCSVW from the exons ATGGAGAAGACCTACTCGCTGACAGCACACTATGATGAGTTTCAGGAGGTGAAGTACGTGAGCAAGTACCAGAGCGGGACCCTGCCCAACAGCTTTGCCCTCCAGCTGGGCGCGGGGGCCAAGAAGCGCCGTGGGGGGCTGCCGCGCTGGAGCCGCCGGGAGGTCTGTCTGCTCTCAGGGCTGGTCTTTGCTGCGGGGCTCTGCGTCATCTTGACGTGCATGTTGGTCCTCAAGTACCTGGCGGCCGAAGGGGACAGCTACTGCCTGGAGGGGTGCCAGGAGAAGAAGGCCTTCCTGCGGGCATCCCGCTTCCTAAGCGCCAACATGGATGCTACCATCGACCCTTGCCAGGACTTCTACTCCTTCGCCTGTGGCGGCTGGCTCCGGCGGCACGGCATCCCTGAGGACAAGCTGGTGTACGGCACCATCGGGGCCATCGCCGAGCAGAATGAGGCCAAGCTGCGGGCGCTGCTGAGCCGGCCCGTGCGGCGCCGAGCCCGTGCCTCGGCAGAGAGGAAGGTCAAGGAGTTTTTCCGCTCATGCCTGGACCGGGCTGAGATCGATCGGCTCGGCCCCCGGCCCATGCTGGAGGTCATCGGGGAGTGCGGTGGCTGGGATGCTCCTCCGGACCGCAGGGACATCAATGAGCTGCTCTACAAGACACAGGGGGTCTACAGTGCTGCCGTGCTCTTCTCCCTCACTGTCAGCCTGGACGAGAGGAACACTTCCCGCTACGTCATCCGG ATCGACCAGGACGGGCTGACCCTGCCCGAACGGACCCTCTACCTGGGGCAGGATGAGGAAAGCGAGAAG ATCTTGGCCGCATACCGACTGTTCATGGAGCGACTGCTCACCCTCCTGGGGGCTGAGCATGTGGAGCAGAAAGCCCAGGagatcctgcagctggagcagcacctcGCCAAT ATCACGGTGTCCGAGTACGACGACGTGCGGAGGGACGTTGGCAGTATGTACCACAAAGTGACCCTGGCCGAGCTGCAGCGCATCACTCCCACG tgcctgccctggcagctcaAGTGGAAGCGCTTGCTGGACCGCATCTTCCATGACAACTTctcggaggaggaggaggtggtgctGCTGGCCACCGACTACATGCACAAGGTGTCCAATCTCATCCGTGTGACACCCAGCAG gaTCCTTCACAACTACATGTTGTGGCGCATCGTGGTGGTGCTGAGCGAGCACCTCTCCACCCCCTTCCGTGATGCCATCCACGAGCTCTCCAAGGAGATGGAGGGCAACGAGAAGCAGCTCGAGCCGGGTAAGATCTGCCTGAGCCAGGCCAACAAGCACTTCGGCATGGCCCTGGGAGCTCTCTTCGTTGAGGAGCACTTCTCCTCTGCCAGCAAAGCCAAG GtgcagcagctggtggaggACATCAAATACATCCTTGACCAGCGCCTGGATGAGCTGGACTGGATGGATGAGGAGACACGGAGAGCAGCCAGGGCCAAG CTCCGGTATATGATGGTGATGATTGGGTACCCTGATTTCCTCCTGAAGCCAGAGGCCATCGACAAGGAATATGAG tTTGAGGTGGATGAGAAGACCTACTTCAAGAACATCCTCAACAGCATCGCCTTCAGCATCAGGCTCTCGGTGAAGAAGATCCGGCAGGAGGTGGACAAGTCTGC gtggctgctgcctccccaggCACTGAACGCCTACTACCTGCCCAACAAGAACCAGATGG TGTTCCCTGCTGGCATCCTGCAGCCCACCCTCTACGACCCTGAGTTCCCGCA GTCGCTGAACTATGGTGGGATTGGCACCATCATCGGGCACGAGCTGACCCACGGCTACGATGACTGGG GGGGACAGTACGACCGGCACGGGAACCTGGTGCACTGGTGGACAGAGCGGTCGTACAGCAAGTTCCTAAAGAAGGCGCAGTGCATCGTCAACCTCTACGACAACTTCACCGTCTACAACCAGAGG GTGAATGGCAAACACACCCTGGGGGAGAACATCGCTGACATGGGGGGACTCAAGCTCGCCTACTAC GCCTACCAGAAGTGGGTGCGGGAGCACGGCCCTGAGCACCCCCTGCACCACATGAAATATACACACGATCAGCTCTTCTTCATTGCCTTTGCCCAG AACTGGTGCATCAAGCGGCGATCCCAGTCCATCTACCTGCAGGTGCTGACAGACAAGCACGCCCCGGAGCACTACAG GGTCCTGGGCAGTGTCTCACAGTTTGAGGAGTTTGGACGGGTTTTCCACTGCCCCAAGAACTCGCCCATGAACCCGGTGCACAAGTGTTCAGTGTGGTGA